The following are from one region of the Dreissena polymorpha isolate Duluth1 chromosome 2, UMN_Dpol_1.0, whole genome shotgun sequence genome:
- the LOC127866898 gene encoding suppressor of cytokine signaling 2-like: MGVSTPLVVIYPITPMAVKDSIRGMHCAECQLKCNCLSSIWIHDFGTSGHKRLQQAPASTASTQKAARRKGDSYYCEKDLSRTLSAVGSLQEGCFYFPDISSSQAKAMLRYCDVGTFFIRDSSDSRYLFTLSVSTKRGPTSIRILYEHGMFSLDADEKSRNHLPKFDAILNLIDYYVRQSSSKTSDKCRFLDTRGKKDLPIIISKPKLSDVPSLKHLCRTAIIRSLPVASPLGVTSVSGRLPLPKLLHSYIKDYPFVY; encoded by the coding sequence ATGGGTGTTTCTACACCATTAGTTGTTATTTATCCAATAACCCCCATGGCCGTGAAAGACAGCATCCGAGGAATGCACTGTGCAGAATGCCAACTCAAATGTAACTGTCTCTCATCCATTTGGATCCATGACTTCGGGACGTCTGGACACAAACGTCTGCAACAGGCGCCAGCGTCTACAGCGTCAACGCAGAAAGCGGCCAGACGCAAAGGGGACAGTTATTATTGTGAAAAGGATTTATCCCGGACACTAAGTGCTGTTGGATCTCTACAAGAGGGGTGTTTCTATTTTCCGGATATAAGCAGTTCTCAGGCAAAAGCGATGTTGAGGTATTGTGACGTTGGTACGTTTTTTATACGTGACAGTTCAGATTCTAGGTATTTATTCACGTTGAGCGTCAGTACAAAACGGGGACCTACGAGTATTCGAATTCTTTATGAACATGGAATGTTTTCTTTAGATGCCGACGAGAAGTCCAGAAACCATTTACCAAAGTTCGATGCGATTTTAAACTTAATTGATTATTACGTTCGCCAAAGTTCGTCGAAAACCTCTGACAAGTGCCGATTTTTGGACACTAGAGGGAAAAAGGATTTACCAATTATTATATCCAAACCAAAATTGAGTGATGTTCCATCCTTGAAGCATCTTTGTCGGACCGCAATAATTCGCTCTCTTCCGGTCGCAAGTCCGCTAGGGGTCACCTCAGTCTCGGGTCGTCTTCCGTTGCCAAAACTTCTTCATAGCTACATCAAAGATTACCCTTTTGTGTATTGA